The following proteins come from a genomic window of Deinococcus aerius:
- a CDS encoding cupin domain-containing protein, which produces MTVFSFSGGRVVVDTGAAMADTTAQKVDSRYSPKGKLGQKYLVSGKSMAMRLWEQEQPGEGDEPHARPYETIGYVIAGRAELHVEGSMLLLEPGNSWVIPEGAQHHYKILEPFTAVEVTHPPAQVHGRDE; this is translated from the coding sequence ATGACCGTTTTCTCTTTTTCGGGTGGGCGGGTGGTCGTGGATACTGGAGCGGCTATGGCCGATACCACCGCACAGAAAGTGGACTCCCGCTACTCTCCCAAGGGCAAGCTCGGCCAGAAGTATCTGGTCAGCGGCAAGTCGATGGCGATGCGGTTGTGGGAGCAGGAGCAGCCGGGCGAGGGGGACGAGCCCCACGCCCGCCCCTACGAGACCATCGGCTACGTGATCGCGGGCCGGGCCGAACTGCACGTCGAGGGGTCGATGCTGCTGCTCGAACCGGGCAACTCGTGGGTGATCCCCGAGGGCGCGCAGCACCACTACAAAATCCTGGAGCCCTTCACCGCCGTCGAGGTCACCCACCCGCCCGCCCAGGTTCACGGCCGGGACGAGTAA
- a CDS encoding L-dopachrome tautomerase-related protein, producing MLKRSALPALLALTTALGQGLPQSPVQQGPRLELVHAFYNQMPVGVTVNSQGRIFVSYPRWEDIVPFSVAEIKSGREVPYPNTDINTLKIPNNYDSFVGVQGLLVDGKDRLWVLDTGTINLGPIVDQRAPKLVGIDTRTNRVVKTIRFPANVVLKNTYLNDLRIDLRFGQDGVAYITDSGAKSGAGIIVVDLASGRSWRKLTGDATVKPVPGFVSFADGRALLERPQGGPAQYLSFGADSIAISPKGDDLYYAPTASRRLYAVPTAALRDENLSGAEVKRQVRDLGEKGVSDGMAEDTAGRLYTTNHEQNAIIRRLPNNDLETVVRDPRLIWPDTLAIRGGYLYILSNQLNRQGRYHYGIDQRVRPYALFRVKVDAQPVILR from the coding sequence ATGCTCAAGCGCTCCGCGCTTCCCGCCCTCCTCGCCCTGACGACGGCGCTCGGCCAGGGCCTGCCGCAATCCCCGGTTCAGCAAGGCCCGCGCCTGGAACTCGTCCATGCCTTTTACAACCAGATGCCGGTGGGCGTCACGGTGAACAGCCAGGGGCGCATCTTCGTGTCCTACCCGCGCTGGGAGGACATCGTGCCCTTCTCGGTCGCGGAGATCAAAAGCGGGCGCGAGGTGCCCTATCCCAACACCGACATCAACACCCTCAAGATCCCGAACAACTACGACTCCTTCGTGGGGGTGCAGGGCCTGCTGGTGGACGGCAAGGACCGGTTGTGGGTGCTGGACACCGGGACCATCAACCTCGGCCCCATCGTGGATCAGCGGGCGCCGAAGCTCGTGGGCATCGACACCCGCACGAACCGGGTGGTCAAGACCATCCGCTTCCCCGCGAACGTGGTGTTGAAGAACACCTACCTCAACGACCTGCGGATCGACCTGCGGTTCGGGCAGGACGGCGTCGCGTACATCACCGACTCGGGGGCGAAGTCGGGGGCCGGGATCATCGTGGTGGACCTCGCCTCGGGGCGGAGCTGGCGCAAGCTGACCGGGGACGCGACGGTGAAGCCCGTGCCGGGGTTCGTCTCCTTTGCCGACGGGAGGGCGCTGCTGGAACGGCCGCAGGGGGGACCTGCCCAGTATCTCTCCTTCGGGGCCGACTCCATCGCCATCAGCCCGAAGGGCGACGACCTGTATTACGCGCCGACCGCCTCGCGCCGCCTGTACGCGGTGCCCACCGCCGCGCTGCGGGACGAGAACCTGAGTGGCGCCGAGGTGAAGCGGCAGGTGCGCGACCTGGGGGAAAAGGGCGTGTCGGACGGCATGGCGGAGGACACCGCCGGGCGCCTCTACACGACCAACCACGAGCAAAACGCGATCATCCGCAGGCTGCCCAACAACGACTTAGAGACGGTGGTGCGTGACCCCCGCCTCATCTGGCCCGACACCCTCGCCATCCGGGGCGGCTACCTGTACATCCTGAGCAACCAGCTCAACCGCCAGGGGCGCTACCACTACGGCATCGACCAGCGGGTCAGGCCCTACGCCCTGTTCCGGGTGAAGGTGGACGCGCAGCCCGTGATTCTGCGTTAG
- a CDS encoding zinc-dependent alcohol dehydrogenase, whose amino-acid sequence MKAVVWHGIGDIRLDDVPEPRIEQPTDATVRLTASAICGTDLHFVRGTGGEMVPGTILGHEGVGIVEEVGPDVRNFRPGDRVVIPSTIACGYCSYCRAGYYAQCDTANPHGPLAGTAFYGGPKMSGPFQGLQAEKARIPFAATNLVKVPDSVTDQQAILVSDIFPTGYFGADLADIKPGHTVAVFGCGPVGQFTITSAKLMGAGRVFAIDRIPSRLDTARYQGAETINFDEEDPVEALRRLTGGIGVDCAIDVVGVDAKHADHGPAAAQARQEEGQFEQEVQQVAPQGTAWNAGNAPSQALEWAVQGLAKAGTLSIIGVYPQTMQSFPIGMAMNKNLTIRMGNCNHRKYIPDLLDLIQSGALDPEKLLSQVEEMHTAVEAYHAFDERQPGWLKVELVPGM is encoded by the coding sequence ATGAAAGCAGTGGTCTGGCACGGTATAGGCGACATTCGGCTCGACGACGTTCCCGAACCCCGCATCGAGCAGCCGACGGACGCCACCGTGCGCCTGACGGCCAGCGCGATCTGCGGCACCGACCTGCACTTCGTACGGGGAACGGGCGGTGAGATGGTCCCCGGCACCATCCTGGGGCACGAAGGGGTGGGGATCGTCGAGGAGGTCGGCCCCGATGTCCGCAACTTCCGCCCCGGTGACCGGGTGGTCATCCCCTCCACCATCGCCTGCGGGTACTGCTCGTACTGCCGCGCGGGCTATTACGCCCAGTGCGACACTGCCAACCCCCACGGCCCCCTGGCGGGCACGGCCTTTTACGGCGGCCCCAAGATGAGTGGCCCCTTCCAGGGTCTGCAGGCCGAAAAGGCGCGCATCCCCTTTGCCGCAACCAACCTCGTGAAGGTTCCGGACTCCGTGACGGACCAGCAGGCGATCCTGGTCTCCGACATCTTCCCCACCGGCTACTTCGGGGCCGACCTCGCCGACATCAAGCCCGGCCACACCGTCGCCGTGTTCGGCTGCGGGCCGGTGGGGCAGTTCACGATCACCTCGGCCAAGCTGATGGGGGCGGGAAGGGTTTTCGCCATCGACCGCATCCCCTCCCGGCTCGACACCGCGCGGTACCAGGGCGCCGAGACGATCAACTTCGACGAGGAGGACCCGGTGGAGGCCCTGCGGCGGCTGACGGGCGGGATTGGGGTGGACTGCGCCATCGACGTGGTGGGGGTGGACGCCAAGCACGCCGACCACGGCCCGGCGGCGGCGCAGGCCCGGCAGGAGGAGGGGCAGTTCGAGCAGGAAGTCCAGCAGGTGGCCCCGCAGGGCACCGCCTGGAACGCGGGCAACGCGCCCAGCCAGGCGCTGGAGTGGGCGGTGCAGGGGCTCGCCAAGGCGGGGACGCTGAGCATCATCGGCGTGTACCCGCAGACCATGCAGAGCTTTCCCATCGGCATGGCGATGAACAAGAACCTGACGATCCGGATGGGCAACTGCAACCACCGCAAGTACATCCCGGACCTGCTCGACCTGATCCAGAGCGGCGCGCTCGACCCCGAGAAACTGCTCTCCCAGGTCGAGGAGATGCACACGGCGGTTGAGGCTTACCACGCCTTCGACGAGCGGCAGCCCGGCTGGCTGAAGGTCGAACTCGTGCCGGGCATGTAG
- a CDS encoding SDR family NAD(P)-dependent oxidoreductase — MRFQNKTVIVTGAASGIGLATATRFAQEGARVVIADLHGNEAQKAAEEMKAAGAPDALGLPCDVSKPDQVQGCVAQTLARFGTLDVIVNNAGLMTFKPLPELTLDDWNRVLGVDLLGAFLFIQQGFLHMKPGSSVVNVSSIHARETEPLVAPYAAAKAALLSLTRSAAIEGRPRGLRVNAVLPGAVDTPMLWDNPNVKSGVEKINPADVGKAQDLAAAIAFLASEDAAFIQGTGLVVDGGRLDHL, encoded by the coding sequence ATGCGCTTCCAGAACAAGACCGTGATCGTGACCGGCGCGGCGAGCGGCATCGGCCTCGCCACCGCCACCCGTTTCGCCCAGGAGGGCGCCCGGGTCGTGATCGCCGACCTGCACGGCAACGAGGCGCAGAAGGCCGCTGAGGAGATGAAGGCCGCCGGGGCCCCGGACGCGCTGGGCCTGCCCTGCGACGTGTCCAAACCTGACCAGGTGCAGGGCTGCGTGGCTCAGACGCTCGCCCGCTTCGGCACCCTCGACGTGATCGTGAACAACGCGGGCCTGATGACCTTCAAGCCGCTGCCCGAGCTGACGCTGGACGACTGGAACCGGGTGCTGGGGGTGGACCTCCTGGGCGCCTTTCTCTTCATCCAGCAGGGCTTTCTGCACATGAAACCGGGCAGCTCGGTCGTCAACGTCTCCAGCATCCACGCCCGCGAGACCGAGCCTCTGGTCGCGCCCTACGCGGCGGCGAAGGCGGCCCTGCTCTCGCTGACCCGCAGCGCCGCCATCGAGGGCAGGCCGCGCGGTCTGCGCGTCAACGCGGTGCTGCCGGGCGCGGTGGACACCCCCATGCTGTGGGACAACCCCAACGTGAAAAGCGGCGTGGAGAAGATCAACCCCGCCGACGTGGGGAAAGCCCAGGACCTCGCGGCGGCCATCGCCTTTCTCGCCTCGGAGGACGCGGCCTTCATCCAGGGCACCGGGCTGGTGGTGGACGGCGGGCGGCTGGACCACCTGTAA
- a CDS encoding family 1 glycosylhydrolase, producing the protein MIYFMFATGIENSYPTIQGGRVRMDEMEKCRHYDLWRKDFDLVRELGIEYLRYGPPLHNTWLGPDRYDWGFADETYAELRRRDITPITDLCHFGVPDWIGNFQNPDFPGQFARYARAFALRYPWVQLYTPINEMYITALFSAKYGWWNEQMTTDTAFVTALKHIVKANVLAMRAILAVRADAIFIQSESSEYFHAENPAAIRPAEILNAVRFLSLDLNYGHQVSSEMYEYLLDHGMTRAEYHFFLNETRKHHCIMGNDYYVTNEHLVHPDGRTEASGEIFGYSVITTQYYNRYGLPIMHTETNFNQGPGGDEAVRWLRKEWANVLRVRNDGLPIVGFTWYSLTDQVDWDSALRENNGHVNPLGLYDLDRNIRPVGAAYKELIAQWRDVLPTQSVVLSLPIFPPSQQQEPVLRRVENNARERENRYRAAPSDPASSKGT; encoded by the coding sequence TTGATCTATTTCATGTTCGCCACCGGCATCGAGAACTCGTACCCCACCATCCAGGGTGGCCGGGTCCGCATGGACGAGATGGAGAAGTGCCGCCACTACGACCTGTGGCGCAAGGACTTCGACCTCGTGCGGGAACTCGGGATCGAGTACCTGCGCTACGGCCCGCCGCTGCACAACACCTGGCTCGGCCCCGACCGCTACGACTGGGGCTTCGCGGACGAGACGTACGCCGAGCTGCGGCGCCGGGACATCACCCCCATCACCGACCTGTGCCACTTCGGGGTGCCGGACTGGATCGGGAACTTCCAGAACCCCGACTTCCCGGGGCAGTTCGCGCGCTACGCGCGGGCCTTCGCCCTGCGGTATCCCTGGGTGCAGCTCTACACGCCGATCAACGAGATGTACATCACTGCGCTCTTCTCGGCGAAGTACGGCTGGTGGAACGAGCAGATGACGACGGACACGGCCTTCGTCACCGCCCTCAAGCACATCGTGAAGGCGAACGTCCTCGCCATGCGCGCCATTCTGGCGGTGCGCGCCGACGCCATCTTCATCCAGAGCGAGTCCAGCGAGTACTTCCACGCCGAGAACCCCGCCGCCATCCGCCCGGCGGAGATCCTGAACGCGGTGCGCTTCCTGAGCCTGGACCTGAACTACGGGCACCAGGTGTCCTCCGAGATGTACGAGTACCTGCTCGACCACGGCATGACCCGCGCGGAATACCACTTCTTCCTGAACGAGACCCGCAAGCACCACTGCATCATGGGGAACGACTACTACGTGACGAACGAACACCTCGTCCACCCCGACGGCAGGACGGAGGCGAGCGGCGAGATCTTCGGGTACTCGGTGATCACCACCCAGTATTACAACCGCTACGGCCTGCCCATCATGCACACCGAGACGAACTTCAACCAGGGGCCGGGCGGCGACGAGGCGGTGAGGTGGCTGCGCAAGGAGTGGGCGAACGTGCTGCGGGTGCGCAACGACGGCCTGCCCATCGTGGGCTTCACCTGGTACTCGCTCACCGATCAGGTGGACTGGGACTCCGCCCTGCGCGAGAACAACGGCCACGTCAACCCGCTCGGTCTGTACGACCTGGACCGCAACATCCGCCCGGTGGGGGCAGCGTACAAGGAACTCATCGCCCAGTGGCGCGACGTGCTGCCCACCCAGAGCGTCGTCCTGTCGCTGCCGATCTTTCCACCCAGCCAGCAGCAGGAACCCGTGCTGCGCCGGGTGGAGAACAATGCCCGTGAGCGCGAGAACCGCTACCGGGCAGCCCCCTCCGACCCCGCCTCCTCGAAAGGGACCTGA
- a CDS encoding bacteriorhodopsin, with protein sequence MDWTVTTPLLLLARLLGLRLRTRHILRPVTLLILADLFMIFTGYIGNNQISDGGVILAGPRLLWGTISTVGYLTVVSIMWTQFRTYQRAATREEDHSFRTRLLALVTTWGVYPLGYLVPVLF encoded by the coding sequence ATGGACTGGACGGTCACCACCCCGCTGCTGCTGCTCGCCAGGCTGCTCGGGCTGCGGCTGAGAACGCGCCACATCCTGCGGCCCGTCACCCTGCTGATCCTGGCCGACCTGTTCATGATCTTTACGGGCTATATCGGCAACAACCAGATCAGTGACGGGGGCGTCATCCTGGCGGGGCCGCGCCTGCTGTGGGGCACCATCTCGACGGTGGGGTACCTGACCGTCGTGTCCATCATGTGGACCCAGTTTCGGACGTACCAGCGCGCCGCCACCCGCGAGGAGGACCACTCGTTCAGGACGCGACTGCTGGCGCTCGTCACGACCTGGGGCGTCTATCCGCTGGGCTACCTGGTGCCCGTGCTGTTCTAG